The DNA window ccttagttcacagattcactttgtctaaggtgtatttctgggatttcacacaacccaggattcaaaagATGAATACATAATGTGCTTGGATTTacatcattatgaatgaaatgtgctctatttggaagcagctggccccctcccctttcgacgggttgtgtgtgagacattAAATCATCagactgtaaattataaattttaaattgttattgatccctttacccctggtcctaaagtgtatatttattttctcactcttcttatatttattgtttgttcacttgcactgctgtaactggagcctcgtcgtctcgtctctctatatactggactgtatgtagcggagatgacaataaagtttactttgacttcagcagcgagcaggcacaccgagggctctcgcgctcactttatagaatttcaaaaaaacatctgcgcaaattataagtctgtatcataatgtctggtgttttcttgtttgtaggtttgtttttattttgttttattttgcgagttggatatcagaatcagaatcagaatcagaatcgtgtttattggccaagtatattTGCAGACACATACAAGGAATTTCGTTGCGGTAGATGGTGGCGTaaatcactcacacacacacacacacacacacacacacacacacacacacacacacacacacatacacacatacacacacacacacgtgtctatatatacattacacatgcatacacatacatacacaaagttgtgtaaaccaactataaataaccAATCTAAACTTATATACATAGAATAcagaaatgaggtggaatgaatactacagaatgtacataaggtgcagttgcagtctggcagtgggagcagtgtgacaCGTCAACTGTTTagaagggagatggcgaggggaaagaaactgttcctatGTGGGGcggtcctggtctgcaggcttctgtaccgtctgccagagggcagcagatcaaaaagtctgtctgtccagggtgtgaggggttcGTGATGATTTTCtctgcccgtttcctggttcttgagcggtacagatcctggatggtGGGCAGGGGGGCGCggatgatcctttctgctgcccgtacagtcccctgcagtctgctcctgtcctttTTAGTGGttgcaccataccagactgtgatgaggagcacaggacagactcagactttgaggatggagtttatgttggtctcccacttcaggtcctgggagatggtggtacccaggaacttgaagatcttcacagtcgacacagggctgtctgatatggtGAGGGGGAGCATAGTTgagggatgtctcctgaagtccactgtcatctctacagttttaagagtgttcagctccagattgtgctgactgcaccagagtaccagccgctcaacttcctgccggtatgcagactcatcaccatcctgaatgaatcctgggagagtttggaggagagaagttcaggcacgatggtgttaaaagccgaactaaagtccacaaacaggacccTGGCATAAGTTCCTGGGCGgtcgaggtgttgcaggatgtaatgcagccccatgttcactgcatcatccaccgaCCTTTTTgcctggtaggcaaactgcagagggtccagctggtggcctgtaatgtccttcagatgggcTAACACCAGTCGTTCGAAGGATTTCATGACTACAGACGTCAAGGcgacaggtctgtagtcatttagtcctgtgatggtgggtttcttgggaacagggatgatggtggagcgtttgaagcaggagggaacttcacacagctccagggatctgttgaagatgcgagtaaagatgggAGACAGCTGTTCAGCACAGGTTTTCAGGCAGGAGGGTGAGACACCGGGGGCTTTCCtgggcttctgtttctgaaatagtcGGCTCACATCCTCAGTGTGTATTTTGAGTttcagggaggaggaaaggggggtGAGAGGGGTGATGGAGGTCGTTCAGTCTGGATTGGagagggtggtggtggtcgttgAGTATGGATTGGGGAGGCTGGGGGTGAAGGGGGAAGAGGTGGAAGATGGTGTGTTGGGGGTCAAATCTGAAGCAATGTCTCTGGGGAGGGGAGGCTGAGGCGTGGGAGTCTGTCCGTCTCAAACCTAGGACGGGTTGTGACATGGAAGGGGCACTCTGACAAACAAATTACTGCTTTTATTAAGTTACAAAACtcgtcttgttcacgagtgaccgGAGAAGGGAACGGGAGAttgacagacagattggtgctgcggctgcagacTCTTTACCAGtccatggtgaagagagagctgagcgtaaaagcgaagctctcactTCACCAGTCGATTTACGTCCTTACCCTCTGTCACAACGGGACTGAACGGACTCACGCGCAGGTTCTGAGTAGGGAACAATAAAGGGTTTTTATTTACAGAAGCACCAGGTGATCTATTTATAAAGTGGGGAAAAGACGGGTTCCTGGaatccacacacaaacaggggGAAAGACACTTGCAGTCCACACATGCTCCAAAGTCCTCACTCCGTCCATGTCTCACGCTCCTCTTCACACTCCACAAGAAAGACAAAAGCTCGCTCTAATCCTCACACACTTGATCGCTCAGGTAACACAGGGGCAGGTCCAGGGAAATCTATTCACAGAGATGCAAAAGGTTACTGTAAGAAGATCGCTAGGGAAACATGAGAATAAACTGAGCTGGGGTTAACACTGACGAGAGTCGGCAATGGCCCAGCGACGAGAAATACAGGGCTGCCATCTTATAAAGGGACTGTAACACTGTTGGGTGATGAGCCACAGGTGTGACCAGTTTTGTGGGCCAAGGGCAGGAGCGTACAggtgagctccgcccaggcagtgAGAGAaggagggacagagagggaggaagggagcagggacaaaatcaaaacaaaaaaacccacatgtaGCCACACTGAGCCGACCAGGTAGACACAGGGACCCTGACACCCCCACCTTTTTCAGAAATGTCATGTATGAAAATCTATAATAACTACAATTATAAGGATATCAATATATCCTCATATACTGAAGACTTCATAATTTACCACATATGGACAGCATTACATGACTTGATCTTGATTTTGTGAACTTTTACAGTATGGATATTTGACATATTTTCTTGCACAACTGACATAGTGCGTGCTTTAACCAATTTCTGTTTAGATATAAATTCATTCAAAGTGGTCAGATATGCAGGTGCTGACCTTTCCTCTGGCAAATatcaacccgttctcactcccgaggcgtaaaatactgacgatttgtcacgtcccttAACTTCTCATGCTGACGCTAAAGGTACCCTTCCACGTTTTTATGTGACGCTGTGGGTTGTCAATTCATTCCAATATGATCCCGCTCGCGGCGATCAGAGACGCTTcaagcagaggctccagccatCCATTTACACCAAATAATAACCCCGTCACGGCGAAACATGACGCCGTGAAGCACAATCTAACTATAGAACCGGGGACCCTCTCCGCGAACGGGTTTTTCTCCCgaatttaatgctttcttttaatgacatcgttaacatttctcaacaaaaacacatgaaagtatcactgataattcaacaataaaatcgcTTCATGTTGTGGCCATCACACAGTGTTTTTCAAAGTGATTCACGATCTGAAAGTGCGCAGATTTAACGTACATAATCCTTTGTTaggtttattattttcatttcacacgtaaaacacatttatagattAATTCACCACTCCTGTTAGTTTTGGATGCGCTCGgctccaaccaatcagacgcAACCGGTGTAAGCAAAGGATGATGGGAGAACGGAGAGACCCATTTATAAGAATAAGAAAATGAGGCGGAACTGATTGATTCTAATGcaggtatgtaaaaaatacatatatttaaagtAATACCTTGAAGTGTgtttcaaagtttgtttttcgtaaaagcttcaaacaaacagggGTGACTGATCTCGGAAAcgatttaatgcatttaaaaatggctACAGCTACCGTCAGCATGCTTGCTAGGTAACCTACCTACACGTGGCTACTGCAGCATTAGCCATTTAATCAAACGATGGATTAAATCTATTACAAACGTTAAAGGACTTGTGTGTTGCAAAATACCCTCACATGGTGCGTAAAGCAGTTTTTGCGCTAAGAGTTCTGCTAGCTCGTTATAAACGGCTGATGCTAACGTTAATTGCTAACGTTAACCGGAGCAACAAGACTGAAAATCATTTGAGTTGCGTTAGTTATGTGTTTATGTCACTGAGTTCTGCAAAATCTCTTTCCTCTTTAGCTTGAAAATGAGTGATTCAGAGGATCCCGAGCTGGAGGAAGAGCTTCAGGCTGCTGACGAACTCCTTCAAGATATGCAGGTAAAGTAAAcgttatattattaatttttattaattttatttttattttattttattattaatttttttaaataaatttttatatatgtgtatatacaagTTTATGTCAAATTAAGTTGGTTAACTTAAGATGTTTGATAATCTTTGCTTTAATCATAGACTGTATTTTAGGTGTTCCCTTTGTTCCTTGTTAATTGGTAGAATGATGCACAGAGTGAACCTCAGCCAAGACCAGTGCGCTGGAAAAAACGTGACAGACAGGGAGAGTTTATTCCTCAAAGGCCATCAACCAGTCGAAGTACTACTTGCATGCCAGGTGGTCAGTGTTCACACAACCATTggttttatctcacaacttgtTTTCACCAAACAATTTCAGTAATTAAATATTCTTcaatctcttttttccccccagtgtCCAGAGATCAGCATCAATGTCCACGTGAAGAAACTAGTTATGTTACCAGTGTCAACCCAACAAAAGGTACTTTACCTTCTTGTATATATTGTGATTTCTGTTTacttttatatttgttgttatAGTTGAGTTAGGCAGGGCTTTTATGCAGTCCTAAGAAACATACTGCCTAGGGTGTTTTTCACTATGTGGAAgagtttcttcctttctttcttttttttttttctgttagtgtATGGAACTGAGGTGCTTCGTCAGGAGCTCCTTCAGTTGTTGGAGGATGGAGAAGAGGACGCAGCCATGACTTGTGAGACGTCGTCTGAGTCAGCTGCTACTCACTGGGCGATCAGAAATATGGTGTCCTCGCAAAAGTGGAAAGAGGCCAGGCCTTGTCTTATAGACAATATGTTAGCTACTCTGGATCCACAGTCACAccgtgtgtgtcagtgtggcaAACAAGTAGTTGTGAGGTGTCTGGACTGCCTGCCTCTTCCATTCCTTTGTGCTGACTGTGATATTGCAGTTCACACACGCTTTGTCCTGCACAACAGAGAGGCAGTAACAGGAGGGTTTTTGCAGCCTTCATCAGAGTTTCACAAGCCAATTGGTACGGTTTTTAAGTCTTATGCGTTTCTTGCTATGTACTATGAGTGGGTGCTGTTATTGTATATTTATTGTGTATCAGTTAATTTCCaattctttttatatatatattgtgtgttttaatgttaGTTCGGCTGTTGCCTGTCCAAAGGCCAGACCATGTGTGTGACTGCCCAGCAGGTAACGTTGAGGTTTCACCCGGCTCAATTGTGGCTCTTGTAACCATAAATGGTAAGTTGCCCTTTTGTCACACACTACATACACAATAGATGTGTTTGGAGGTTTAATTGCAAATTGTGCATTGCTATCTTGGTTTGAATTGCCCTCGGCCCgcagtatgtatgtatgtgggCACCTGTCAAAGGTCATTTGGATTTACCAGATCAAtttgaaaacaacatgaaatcctcacaacatgaaaaaaatgaatgctttGAGCCATGACTGAATTTATCCTTATCCTTTCTAAAGGCCGTTATAACCTTGCACTGCCAGTGGTGAGATGCACCAGCTGTGGCCTAATGTGGTCCCCCTCAGTTAAGGACATCCTGGGTAGTGGATATTGGCCTGGCACCTTAAATTTCTGCACCCTGTTTTCAATGGATGTCTTTCAGTCTTTCTATGACATTAAGAAGGCTGCACCAGGGATGTCACTTAAGGCATTTGTCAAAATGCTGGATGAACGAACAGCCCATTTTGGAAGGGTGAGTTTCTAAATTTGCCAAGTTTAAGGAAATTGTGCAAATCAATGTTTATGATGACTGTCCTTGAATATTCTGTTGTATGCCCTCTATTAAAAGACTGGCCGAATATCAGCTGATGCCTTCAGTAGAAGTTTCTTGGAGTGGAGTGCTGTAAAGTTTGAGGTGGACAGGATGTGCAAGGAGCCATGCTTTAGCTGCCCTGCCTGCACTCCAGACATGCTTGCCGTCTCAGTTGATGGAAACCGTAAGCTTTATCGCTTTCAATCTAATGCAAGGTACGTTATGCATTGTGTAcataaatcaaatatggatttgtagaaaaatgtattttaatgtttcttttcaaacaaCTGCCACTGTGTTTGTCCAGCACTTCAGAGCAGGGGAACTTTGAAGGTGTCTTCGTTGAAAAAGATGAGGACGTTGCTGAGTTTGTGAAATACATCCAGAGACATACAAATCATGTAagatacacatatatatattagtgctgttagcgttaatcttgttaaaatgacgttaatgtCATAACCATATACacattcgtgtgtgtgtgtgtgtgtgtgtgtgtgtgtgtgtgtgtgtgtgtgtgtgtatacatatatggatgggtggatatttattttatttttctcttggtGTTGTCGTAATattatttactttactttatctTAATGTATACTTTCTTTTGTCAccatgtgtatttaaaaaaacaaacaaaaacaacatgatttttattttgtgttatcaGTGCTGTCCTGGGGAGATATGAGGTCTTGTGTGACTTAACACTAATTCAGCTAATTGTTatgcatttgttttaaaaagtttgtccCTGATAGGGCTTAATCATGTCATGtcttttatgttaaaatcttTGAGTGTATAGGTCCCGGGGAAAGGGTTGTGCGGATCTTCATCTTGGACTGCAGCAAAGGAGTCGTCCAAAAAGTCCACTGGGAAGTTGGATGAAGAGGGCATGGAAATAGCTGTTTGTCGCCACGGAGTCCTCTTAGCTGCATTGAACATGTTTCGAGGGGAGATCTTTGCTTACCCCCTTTTTCTCCAGAGGAAGTTGGCAGCTAACGTCCCAGGACATATTACGTTCCTTTGCTCCGATGTGGCCTTTAAATATTTCCCCTATTTAACCAAGGTGGCTCAGCAGTGCCCTGAGCTGAGGAACCTCTTGTCAATGCGTCCTTTTCTCTCCGTCATGCATGCAAAGGCTCACACTTGGAAATGCGAGGTATACTGCAGCTTGTAGTTTTGGATTAGTTTGAGACATTTTGTTATAAGGTTGAATGAATTCAGCAGTCATGTATTGTGACCTCCTTTCTATAGATCAAATGGGGAGGTGCGTTTCAGGATGGGGCCGGTTCAACAGTTGGAGAAGAGGTGGAACAAGTAAACAGTTTCCTGTCTAGGGCGGCCATCACAACGAAGTACATGTCTAAAGCAGGTATGTGTTCGTGTCTGAGATTCCACTCAGTATCTTGCTCATTAATTCTTATTTGTATACTAATTGAAATGCAGGGCGAACAGACATGCTGACCCTCCTGGCTTTGGGTTGGAACAAAAGGAAAGTGGAACAACTGGGCCGCACTTTGAGCCAGAGATATCtcaaggtgatttttttttttttttttttttttttttttcaaaaaccattttaatgtgtgtggtAATGGGGGAAAAACACCTGTACTCTAAAAACATCAATGTGAATGACATTTATTAATGTATTCTTAGATCATAAGGATCCTTAGAGAACAAGTGGAGAGCCTGAATGCGACCAAAAATGAGCTGGGTGTGGATGACGACACACTGCAGCAATGGGTGGCCGATGTGCAGAAATGGGCTGAAGGTGAGTCTCAATATAATGCACCATAGGACCCACCATGGCCTCATTAAAGAACTTAAGGTAGAGTTAATATCTTTCTGACAGTGtcaacaaacaatgaaaaataagttTTGTACAAGCAGAATTTATGGCAGAGTTGTTGCGTTTCATCAAATTGGATTGAACCTGGGTTGAAATGATGTCGTACTAGTTGGTTTTATAAACCTGAACACCGACATACTTGTTATCTAATGATAATGCAGCACATGAAGGCTACAGATGTCTTATAATGAATGTCATCAAGTCAGTGATTACAGAGTCCACTGTAGTTTGGTGACTGTTACTCATCCTGTATTCTGATTAATATTCCTCTCACTTAGAAACTGATCAAACTGATGGCAGCCTTGGAGCGTTGCAGGCACGCTTGTCGTCATCATCAGAGTGCGAACACAAAGTCTTTACAGACAAAATGGTACGTCccagtttctttgaaatggaCCGTTTGATACTTAATTTGTACAGCTTGTACAGCTACTttgtaaacagaataaaatcagaTCCAGGTTTGTTTAATCTGGATGTGATGCATGTTCTAGCAAACAAATTGATGAGTgtagattaaaatgtaaatatatacattATGTGAAGGTGTgaatttttttatgattatttacaGATAGCAACAAGAGGCGACACAGAATTCGCAAGGTCATCTTAGATGAGAAGAAACGCTTGGCGGCTGCTGTTGACGACTACAACAAGCTTGCTGAACCAACAAAGCAAATCGTATCCAGTGATGCCCTCATCCAGACCGACATTTGGCCCTGGCAGAGCACAAGTGAACGTAAGCTCTTGATTTATAAATatcctttttaaataaactccCAGTATCTGAGCAGTAGTTGAATGTTTTGTTCTTGAGTCATAACGTGCTACTATGTTTTCCCATCTGATGTTGTTAAACTGTAGCTGCTGCAGACCTCCAGACAAAGAGAAAGGTCTTTGAGAAGGTGATGGCTGTGAGGcgcctgagagaggaggagatgatcCTTTGCAGGGAGATGCGGCATCACTGGACAGTGTTGCGAATGCGATCTGTGGTGTTGGGGACAATTTCCTCAGACTGtaagcactttatttatttattcatttttttgacGAATCGATTGaaaataagagcagatgctaAAGTCTTACTGGATCTTTTACCTATATCTAGATTGCTAGCTAACACTGCCttctccctttaaaaaaaagtttaattacagGATCCTAATTCCTTGTGTTTATGaggtgagggtttttttttttttttttggtttgtttttcttacttcactcatatttatttgttttgttctttttacagcCTCCCTTGTTGGCATGTCGGCGGATGCACAGAAGGGACTCCATAgcctggttttaaaaaaacaaagtgaactgAAAGCTGAAATGCTCAAAGTAAAGGACATGTACAAGAGAATCCTCAGCTACCAACCACTCCTGGAAATGGActcggaggaggaggaagacattCCAGACGATGCCACTGAGAGTGATTTGAGCACTTCTGATGAAGACTGATTGTGTCATCCTTGATGTTAtttttggtaaaataaaaagttaatcaCATCtctgtttaatgtgatttttcaacagacatttta is part of the Pelmatolapia mariae isolate MD_Pm_ZW linkage group LG23, Pm_UMD_F_2, whole genome shotgun sequence genome and encodes:
- the LOC134621160 gene encoding uncharacterized protein LOC134621160, with product MSDSEDPELEEELQAADELLQDMQNDAQSEPQPRPVRWKKRDRQGEFIPQRPSTSRSTTCMPGVSRDQHQCPREETSYVTSVNPTKVYGTEVLRQELLQLLEDGEEDAAMTCETSSESAATHWAIRNMVSSQKWKEARPCLIDNMLATLDPQSHRVCQCGKQVVVRCLDCLPLPFLCADCDIAVHTRFVLHNREAVTGGFLQPSSEFHKPIVRLLPVQRPDHVCDCPAGNVEVSPGSIVALVTINGRYNLALPVVRCTSCGLMWSPSVKDILGSGYWPGTLNFCTLFSMDVFQSFYDIKKAAPGMSLKAFVKMLDERTAHFGRTGRISADAFSRSFLEWSAVKFEVDRMCKEPCFSCPACTPDMLAVSVDGNRKLYRFQSNASTSEQGNFEGVFVEKDEDVAEFVKYIQRHTNHVPGKGLCGSSSWTAAKESSKKSTGKLDEEGMEIAVCRHGVLLAALNMFRGEIFAYPLFLQRKLAANVPGHITFLCSDVAFKYFPYLTKVAQQCPELRNLLSMRPFLSVMHAKAHTWKCEIKWGGAFQDGAGSTVGEEVEQVNSFLSRAAITTKYMSKAGRTDMLTLLALGWNKRKVEQLGRTLSQRYLKIIRILREQVESLNATKNELGVDDDTLQQWVADVQKWAEETDQTDGSLGALQARLSSSSECEHKVFTDKMVRPSFFEMDHSNKRRHRIRKVILDEKKRLAAAVDDYNKLAEPTKQIVSSDALIQTDIWPWQSTSEPAADLQTKRKVFEKVMAVRRLREEEMILCREMRHHWTVLRMRSVVLGTISSDSSLVGMSADAQKGLHSLVLKKQSELKAEMLKVKDMYKRILSYQPLLEMDSEEEEDIPDDATESDLSTSDED